The Bacillota bacterium genomic sequence GACTTACGGTTGTATCGAATGTATTATTTGAAGATGTTGACTATGACAGTGTTGATATGATTGTGTTGCCTGGAGGTATGCCGGGAACCACTAACTTGGCCAGGCACGAGGGGTTAAAACAGAAGATAAGCGAGTTTGCAGACCAGGGAAAATACTTGGCAGGTATTTGCGCTGCTCCGATGGTATATGGACAAATGGGATTGTTGAAGGGAAAAGCAGCAACATGCTATCCTGGATTTGAAAAGTATTTGGATGGAGCAGAGATTGCAGCGGATAGAGTTGTCCAGATACAGAACTTTATTACTTCCAAAGGACCGGGTACCGCCCTGGAGTTTAGTTTTAAACTGGTCGAGATATTGAAAGATGCGGATACAGCTGAAAATGTTAAAAAAGAAATGCTGGCATAGCATAATATTATGGCTCATCCTTTTATCAGCTGCCCTGGTGCCTGTCTCAAGTTAGATCAATTATGACTTCGAAAAATGCGGCTTTGAGGCTTCTCTAAGTCCTGCCGGGGCGCTGCGGCATCTAAGCGGCTCGTGCGGGCATTCTTGACAGGAAAGCAGGAAATTCCGTATAATTACTTCGAAGTTAAAACCAGTTAGGTGTTTAGAAACATTATAAAAGGGAATCAACACGATGAGCGGGACGTCTCTGCTGTTCCAGGGAGCAGCGAACCGGGGGTGGTGCAAGCCCGGTCCTCATGGGAACAACAGAAAATCACCCGAGAGTGCCCTCCCGAAAACTGAATGGTGATTAAGGAGGGCCGGTGGGGGCCGTTATTCCAAATACAAAAAGAGCCTTCATTAAAGAAGGAAAAAGGGTGGTAACGCGGGACCTCTCGCCCCTGAGGTGAGGGGTTTAATTTTTGATATACTATTTTGGGAATATGAGGTGAAGTGATGGAATACAAGGAAACACTTAACCTGCCACGTACCGATTTTCCGATGCGGGCCAATTTGCCGCAGCGCGAGCCCGAAATTTTACGTTTTTGGGAGGAGGCCGGTCTTTACCAGGAAATTCAAAATTCTACCCAAGGGAGACCAAAATTTATTTTACATGACGGCCCTCCTTATGCAAATGGCGATATTCATTTGGGTCATACTTTAAATAAAATTTTAAAAGATATAATTGTAAAGTACCGGACCATGACCGGGTATGATGCTCCCTACGTGCCAGGCTGGGATACCCACGGGTTGCCCATCGAACAGCAGGCGATTAAGGCCCTGGGGGTTGACCGCAACCAAGTAGATGTTTTAGAATTTCGCCGCCTCTGTAAAGAATACGCCCTGAAATACGTAAACGTGCAGCGGGAACAGTTTAAACGCCTGGGAGTACGGGGAGACTGGGAAAATCCTTATTTAACCCTGGAGCCATCCTACGAAGCCGTACAAATTGGCATCTTTGGAGAAATGGCGAAACGCGGCTTTATTTATAAAGGGCTGAAACCTGTTTACTGGTGCGCGGATTGTGAAACAGCACTCGCGGAAGCGGAAGTAGAATACCAGGAAAAAGAATCTCCCTCTATTTATGTCTTGTTTCCGGTGAAGGAAAGCAGGGGGCTTTTCCCGCCCGATGATCGTACTTACATCCTGATCTGGACCACTACTCCCTGGACAATTCCCGGAAACACCGCGATCAGCTTGCACCCCGACTTTGACTACGTTCTGGTTGAGGTTAACGGCATCAGAATTCTTGTTGCCGAAAAACTTTTGAATTCAGTCATCAGCATCAAGGGAAAAAAAGATGTCCCCGTGCTTGGTATGTGGAAGGGGCACCAGTTGGAAGGAATCCGCTGCGCGCACCCCTTCTATGAACGGGATTCTCTTGTTGTTACGGGTGAGCATGTTAACCTGGACCAGGGTACCGGTGCGGTTCATACTGCTCCCGCCCACGGCATGGAAGACTTTGAGGTTTGCCAGGTGTATAACATTCCTGTTGTTTCGCTGGTAGATGGAAAAGGAATGTTTATCTCCGAAGCGGGCCCCTTTGCCGGGATGAAGGTCTGGGATGCCAACAAGAGTATAATTAATGAATTAGCCAGGCGCGGTCTTTTGTACCACCAGGAAAACATTATCCACCAGTATCCCCATTGCTGGCGGTGTAAAGACCCGCTTCTTTTCCGGGCAACTGAACAGTGGTTTGCTTCGATTGATGGTTTCCGGAAAGAGGCCTTAAAGGTAATCGAAGAAGTGCAGTGGATCCCGGCGTGGGGGAAAGAGCGCATTTATAACATGGTGGCGGAGCGGGGAGACTGGTGTATTTCCCGCCAGCGCGTTTGGGGTGTGCCAATTCCTATCTTTTACTGCGATTATTGCCAGGCAACAATCATTAACGAGCAGACCATAAGCTGGCTGCAGGACCTCTTCCGCCGTTACGGTTCTGACGTATGGTTCGAGAAGAGTTCGGAGGAACTCTTGCCACCTGGTTTTTCCTGTCCCGACTGCGAAGGGAACAGGTTTCGAAGAGAGACGGATACGATGGACGTTTGGTTTGATTCCGGCTCCAGCCACGCTGCGGTTTTAGAGCAGCACCCTGAACTCAGGTGGCCCGCAGACCTGTATCTTGAGGGGAGCGACCAGCACCGGGGTTGGTTTAATTCCTCCCTTTGCACTGCGGTTGCAACCCGGGGTGCCGCGCCTTACAGGGCTGTCCTGACGCACGGTTTTGTGGTGGATGAAGAGGGGCGGAAGATGTCTAAATCCCTGGGTAATGTCATCGATCCCCAGGATTTAATTAGAAAATTTGGGGCCGATATTTTAAGGCTCTGGGTTTCCTCGGCCGATTACCGCAGCGATGTCGCGGTCTCCCAAAACATCATGAACCAGCTTGCGGAGGTCTACCGGAAGATTCGCAACACCTTTCGCTTTATGCTGGGCAATCTTTATGATTTTGACCCTGCGCAAGATTGTATCC encodes the following:
- a CDS encoding DJ-1/PfpI family protein, coding for MAKVCVHLATGFEELEAVTVCDVLRRADIEVLMVSMTKEMNVTGAHGLTVVSNVLFEDVDYDSVDMIVLPGGMPGTTNLARHEGLKQKISEFADQGKYLAGICAAPMVYGQMGLLKGKAATCYPGFEKYLDGAEIAADRVVQIQNFITSKGPGTALEFSFKLVEILKDADTAENVKKEMLA
- the ileS gene encoding isoleucine--tRNA ligase, with product MEYKETLNLPRTDFPMRANLPQREPEILRFWEEAGLYQEIQNSTQGRPKFILHDGPPYANGDIHLGHTLNKILKDIIVKYRTMTGYDAPYVPGWDTHGLPIEQQAIKALGVDRNQVDVLEFRRLCKEYALKYVNVQREQFKRLGVRGDWENPYLTLEPSYEAVQIGIFGEMAKRGFIYKGLKPVYWCADCETALAEAEVEYQEKESPSIYVLFPVKESRGLFPPDDRTYILIWTTTPWTIPGNTAISLHPDFDYVLVEVNGIRILVAEKLLNSVISIKGKKDVPVLGMWKGHQLEGIRCAHPFYERDSLVVTGEHVNLDQGTGAVHTAPAHGMEDFEVCQVYNIPVVSLVDGKGMFISEAGPFAGMKVWDANKSIINELARRGLLYHQENIIHQYPHCWRCKDPLLFRATEQWFASIDGFRKEALKVIEEVQWIPAWGKERIYNMVAERGDWCISRQRVWGVPIPIFYCDYCQATIINEQTISWLQDLFRRYGSDVWFEKSSEELLPPGFSCPDCEGNRFRRETDTMDVWFDSGSSHAAVLEQHPELRWPADLYLEGSDQHRGWFNSSLCTAVATRGAAPYRAVLTHGFVVDEEGRKMSKSLGNVIDPQDLIRKFGADILRLWVSSADYRSDVAVSQNIMNQLAEVYRKIRNTFRFMLGNLYDFDPAQDCIPYEDLSLLDKWALLKLHQLIQRVTRAYETYEFHIVYHAISNFCVVDLSSFYLDVTKDTLYCSYSSNRARRGIQTVFYETVTVLARLLAPVLSFTAEEVWGYLPQAKERFFSVHLAPWPQVNRGYLDPELEAKWERILSIREEITRALEAARQQKIIGPSTEAFVSLYPENEETAAFLKEVEADLATLLIVSGIEVREAWEAAPVGAFSMDDAYAIKISIQKAPGQKCTRCWLYRESVGFSGEHPTLCERCYQVVKQYETRVASSEF